The following coding sequences lie in one Pontibacter sp. G13 genomic window:
- a CDS encoding acyl carrier protein, which yields MKENLHPSSTLALQFTNLSLSAHYGALSQEVQPTPKSKSISLESHIKSLVLEISGEAESHYQDEASLKDDLAMDSLDMVELVMLCERDFFILLPDHEWSHIQTVGELVELIRAKTA from the coding sequence ACGCTTGCCCTGCAATTTACGAATCTCTCTCTTTCTGCCCATTATGGCGCCCTTTCCCAAGAGGTTCAACCTACCCCAAAATCCAAATCCATCTCCCTCGAATCCCACATCAAATCCCTGGTCCTTGAAATTTCCGGTGAAGCAGAATCCCACTATCAGGATGAAGCATCCCTCAAAGACGATTTGGCGATGGATTCTCTGGATATGGTGGAGTTGGTGATGCTGTGCGAGCGAGACTTCTTTATCCTCCTTCCCGATCATGAGTGGTCTCACATTCAGACCGTAGGAGAGTTGGTCGAGTTGATCCGAGCCAAAACCGCCTAA